The proteins below are encoded in one region of Desulfobotulus mexicanus:
- a CDS encoding PilZ domain-containing protein: MDDFREKRKDVRQNYFSPVVYTTQDQEYREYILDISGGGVFIKTRNILPPDTEVNLFLPFPGGNYISLLGVVVRSGEKGIAVQFHNEDLELIHSLQSMVESLHLLEG, encoded by the coding sequence ATGGACGACTTCAGAGAAAAAAGAAAAGATGTACGTCAGAATTATTTCAGCCCTGTCGTGTACACAACCCAGGATCAGGAATACAGAGAATACATTCTGGATATCAGCGGTGGTGGCGTTTTTATCAAAACCCGCAACATTCTCCCCCCGGACACGGAAGTCAATCTCTTCCTGCCCTTTCCCGGCGGAAATTACATCAGCCTCCTCGGAGTCGTGGTCCGATCCGGAGAAAAGGGCATTGCGGTTCAGTTCCACAATGAGGATCTGGAACTTATCCACTCCCTGCAATCAATGGTGGAAAGCCTCCACCTCCTTGAGGGATAA
- a CDS encoding FAD-dependent oxidoreductase gives MGKKVLVVGAVALGSKAACRLKRLEPDAEVLLIDQDEHISYGGCGIPYYVSGDVADASELQSTSFHMLRDERFFKDCKDIDVMTRTRVTAIHRNEKKIEIEKMDGTRSLLPYDQLVIGTGSRVRDLKIEGQKLGGIYSVGSLRDAIAIKSAIASGQAGTAVVVGAGFIGLEMAEALADMWGLDTTVVEISDQIMPGFVGPELAKMAQSHMEKQGVVFRLGESVVRFEGEDGRVARVVTDKETLEADIVIIAAGILPNGELAAAAGLEVGFNGGILVDDHMRTTDPDIYAGGDCVLVPNAITGKPGYYPLGSLSNRQGRVIGDNLAGKNSVSPPVVGSFVVKLFETCLCGAGLTLKRALEEGFDAISVRMCQLDRAHFYPTKELMYLELVVDRSTRQVLGIQGSGSKGDATVGRINAVAALLARKPKVEDISNLEFAYSPPFSSAMDIVNALANVADNILDDRMHPIGCEEFAERWEEIKRGDVCLIDCRAKADAKVYEEKYPGIWKGIPQDELLGRLDELPEGKPLVLICNTGVRSYEAQLNLRAKGHKDNVTVFGGVAMLKHWGMDI, from the coding sequence ATGGGAAAAAAAGTGCTTGTTGTTGGTGCCGTGGCTCTGGGATCCAAGGCGGCCTGCCGCCTGAAGCGTCTGGAGCCTGATGCTGAAGTGCTGCTCATTGATCAGGATGAACATATTTCCTACGGGGGCTGCGGTATACCTTATTATGTGTCGGGGGATGTTGCGGATGCATCCGAGTTGCAGAGTACAAGTTTTCATATGCTGCGGGATGAGCGTTTTTTCAAAGACTGTAAAGATATTGATGTTATGACCCGGACCCGTGTAACAGCCATTCACAGGAATGAAAAAAAGATAGAAATTGAAAAAATGGATGGAACCCGTTCTCTTCTGCCCTATGATCAACTGGTCATCGGCACGGGCTCAAGGGTAAGGGATCTTAAGATTGAAGGTCAAAAGCTTGGTGGTATTTACAGCGTGGGTTCCCTGAGGGATGCCATCGCCATTAAATCTGCCATTGCTTCCGGGCAGGCAGGAACCGCTGTTGTGGTGGGTGCGGGTTTTATCGGGCTTGAAATGGCCGAGGCCCTCGCGGATATGTGGGGTCTTGATACAACGGTGGTGGAAATTTCCGATCAGATCATGCCCGGCTTTGTGGGACCGGAACTGGCTAAAATGGCCCAGTCCCATATGGAAAAACAGGGTGTTGTTTTTCGTCTTGGGGAAAGCGTTGTCCGTTTTGAGGGCGAGGATGGCCGGGTTGCCCGTGTGGTGACGGATAAGGAAACCCTTGAGGCGGATATTGTTATTATTGCGGCGGGTATTCTGCCCAATGGAGAACTGGCTGCTGCGGCAGGTCTGGAAGTTGGCTTTAATGGCGGGATTCTGGTGGATGATCACATGCGTACCACAGACCCCGACATCTATGCGGGCGGAGACTGTGTGCTGGTGCCCAATGCAATTACGGGTAAGCCGGGATACTATCCGCTGGGTTCCCTTTCCAACCGTCAGGGTCGGGTAATTGGTGACAATCTTGCCGGGAAGAATTCCGTTTCTCCGCCTGTGGTGGGCAGTTTTGTGGTCAAGCTTTTTGAAACCTGCCTCTGTGGTGCGGGGCTGACCCTCAAAAGGGCCTTGGAAGAAGGTTTTGACGCCATCAGTGTGCGGATGTGCCAGCTGGACAGGGCACATTTTTATCCCACAAAGGAATTGATGTATCTGGAGCTGGTGGTGGATCGCAGTACCCGCCAGGTTCTGGGTATTCAGGGTTCAGGAAGCAAGGGCGATGCTACGGTGGGGCGCATCAATGCCGTTGCAGCCCTGCTCGCCCGGAAACCAAAGGTGGAGGATATTTCCAACCTTGAATTTGCCTATTCACCGCCTTTTTCTTCAGCAATGGATATTGTAAATGCCCTTGCCAATGTGGCGGATAATATTCTGGACGATCGTATGCATCCCATTGGCTGTGAAGAATTTGCTGAACGGTGGGAAGAAATAAAAAGGGGGGATGTTTGTCTCATTGACTGTCGGGCAAAGGCTGATGCAAAGGTCTATGAGGAAAAGTATCCCGGTATCTGGAAAGGAATTCCCCAGGATGAGCTTCTCGGAAGGCTGGATGAGCTCCCCGAAGGCAAGCCCCTTGTGCTGATCTGTAATACGGGTGTGAGATCCTATGAAGCTCAGCTGAATTTGAGGGCCAAGGGACATAAGGATAATGTAACGGTGTTTGGCGGTGTTGCTATGCTGAAGCACTGGGGAATGGATATCTGA
- a CDS encoding S66 peptidase family protein → MSLPVKKNTEDGIGPVFTEPCILPSPIFPGDCIGVIAPAGAPDPEALEVGLAEIRSRGYAVKVADQVYIKDALGFAGSDTLRAQTLMDFFEAPDIHAIWMARGGYGCTRLFPKLDAGIIASFPKRVMGFSDGTALLFFLMGQCGMAALHGPVLTQLGKLPSMDRDAAFGALEWEGGQPMFMGWKRVLQPGRAVGRLMGGNLSMICHLMGTPWCPDFTGSLLFLEDVNEAPYRIDRMFCHLAMAGVLKAVSGLLLGNFTGCGNEAQIYERILTFLPEGMPVVYGLPLGHGDRNQPLMLGTRACLDTGAAHLSWEWNHGVP, encoded by the coding sequence ATGTCCCTCCCTGTAAAAAAAAATACAGAAGATGGCATAGGTCCTGTTTTTACTGAGCCATGCATTCTTCCGTCACCCATTTTTCCCGGAGACTGTATCGGTGTGATTGCTCCTGCCGGAGCTCCGGACCCCGAAGCTCTGGAGGTCGGGCTGGCGGAAATACGGTCCAGAGGCTATGCCGTTAAAGTGGCGGATCAGGTGTATATTAAAGACGCTCTGGGGTTTGCGGGTTCGGATACTCTCCGGGCGCAGACCCTGATGGATTTTTTTGAGGCCCCTGATATTCATGCCATCTGGATGGCCCGTGGAGGGTATGGCTGTACCCGGCTTTTTCCTAAGCTTGATGCAGGGATCATTGCATCTTTCCCCAAAAGGGTGATGGGGTTTAGTGACGGGACGGCACTTCTTTTTTTTCTGATGGGACAATGTGGTATGGCTGCCCTTCACGGCCCGGTTCTTACCCAGCTTGGAAAACTCCCATCCATGGACAGGGATGCTGCCTTTGGGGCCCTTGAATGGGAAGGGGGGCAGCCCATGTTCATGGGCTGGAAAAGGGTGTTGCAGCCGGGAAGGGCTGTGGGCAGACTAATGGGCGGAAATCTTTCCATGATCTGCCATCTCATGGGAACCCCATGGTGTCCTGATTTTACCGGGAGCCTTCTTTTTCTTGAGGATGTGAATGAGGCTCCTTACCGTATTGATCGTATGTTCTGTCATCTTGCCATGGCAGGTGTGCTGAAGGCGGTTTCCGGCCTGCTTCTGGGAAATTTTACCGGTTGCGGGAATGAAGCACAGATTTATGAGCGTATCCTTACCTTTCTTCCCGAAGGAATGCCTGTGGTATACGGCCTTCCCCTGGGGCATGGTGACAGAAACCAGCCTCTGATGCTGGGTACCAGGGCCTGTCTGGATACCGGGGCAGCCCATCTTAGCTGGGAGTGGAACCATGGAGTCCCTTGA
- a CDS encoding peptidase U32 family protein, with translation MTHEENPDLPMILSPAGDRDSFLAAIAAEADAIYCGLKAFSARMEADNFSITELAALTSLAHDRNIRVYVALNNEIKPDEVEKAFHLVERLARDVMPDALIVQDPAFVSLARQVDYAGELHLSTLANLSFPEGLAVARKLGFSRVVMPRELDVDALRLMAAACPEGMNLEAFVHGALCYAVSGRCYWSSYLGGKSGLRGRCVQPCRRIYRKKKGAAESGRYFSMQDLSLDVLTKVLGDIPEVGCWKIEGRKKGPHYVHYTTTAYRMLRDERDIPGRKKDALALLDMALGRPSMHYRFLPHRPWHPVSSEGETGSGFLLGRVKGGAKELFIVPRVPLLAGDLIRIGYEGEGGHLIVRVRRSIPKGGKFHLKADRGKRPVAGAAAFLVDRREPELMAQIQRLSQELETVETQEPRPGTRHLVLPRPFKKSGAARDMLLQRKPGSTGGRGQETALWVDPERPAKVAPGAVAHIWWWLDPATWPEGSENWKKAIDGLLHRGARRFVLNAPWQMGFFGKKAGLELWAGPFCNVANPLAVGVLGDLGFSGVFASPELSGEDFLAFAAGSPLPVGAVLSGCWPLAISRISVLEPGESLISPMDEKLWGRKYGENQWLFPDWQYDIREKKVELERAGYRYFVHMEEILPKGMEFRKRPGLWNWNLRLL, from the coding sequence ATGACCCATGAAGAAAACCCTGATTTACCCATGATTCTTTCCCCTGCCGGGGATCGTGACAGCTTCCTTGCAGCCATTGCTGCAGAGGCGGATGCCATTTACTGCGGCCTGAAGGCTTTTTCCGCACGAATGGAGGCGGACAACTTTTCCATTACAGAGCTTGCAGCGCTTACATCCCTTGCCCATGACCGCAATATCCGGGTTTATGTGGCCCTCAATAATGAAATCAAGCCCGATGAGGTGGAAAAGGCTTTTCACCTTGTGGAGCGCCTTGCCAGAGATGTGATGCCGGATGCTCTGATTGTTCAGGACCCGGCCTTTGTTTCTCTGGCCCGGCAGGTGGACTATGCAGGGGAGCTGCACCTTTCCACCCTTGCCAACTTAAGCTTTCCTGAAGGCCTGGCTGTTGCCAGAAAGCTCGGTTTTTCAAGGGTTGTGATGCCCAGAGAGCTGGATGTGGACGCCCTGCGTCTGATGGCTGCAGCCTGCCCCGAAGGCATGAATCTGGAGGCTTTTGTCCATGGAGCTCTTTGTTACGCTGTGTCCGGGCGCTGTTACTGGAGCAGTTACCTTGGTGGGAAATCCGGTTTAAGGGGCCGTTGTGTTCAGCCCTGCCGCCGTATTTACAGAAAGAAAAAGGGAGCCGCAGAGTCGGGCCGCTATTTTTCCATGCAGGATCTGAGTCTGGATGTGCTGACCAAGGTGCTGGGGGATATTCCCGAGGTGGGATGCTGGAAAATAGAAGGCCGTAAAAAAGGCCCCCATTATGTGCATTACACCACCACGGCTTACCGGATGCTGAGGGATGAGCGGGATATTCCCGGTAGAAAAAAAGATGCTTTGGCCCTTCTGGATATGGCTCTGGGGAGGCCTTCCATGCACTATCGTTTTTTGCCCCACAGGCCCTGGCATCCTGTTTCTTCCGAAGGAGAAACCGGCTCCGGGTTTTTGCTGGGGCGGGTGAAGGGTGGGGCAAAGGAGCTGTTCATTGTCCCAAGGGTTCCCCTTCTGGCCGGAGATTTGATCCGCATAGGGTATGAGGGGGAGGGTGGGCATCTTATTGTCCGGGTACGGCGCAGCATTCCTAAAGGAGGGAAATTCCATCTGAAGGCCGATCGAGGAAAGCGGCCCGTCGCAGGGGCCGCAGCATTTCTTGTGGACCGGAGGGAGCCGGAGCTGATGGCTCAGATTCAAAGGCTTTCACAGGAACTTGAGACTGTGGAGACGCAGGAGCCGAGACCCGGCACCCGTCACTTGGTGCTGCCCCGTCCTTTTAAAAAAAGTGGAGCTGCAAGGGATATGCTCTTGCAGAGAAAACCCGGAAGTACCGGAGGACGGGGGCAGGAAACTGCCCTGTGGGTGGATCCGGAAAGACCGGCAAAGGTGGCACCTGGGGCTGTGGCCCATATCTGGTGGTGGCTGGACCCTGCAACCTGGCCGGAAGGGTCTGAAAACTGGAAAAAAGCCATTGATGGACTGCTGCACAGGGGGGCTCGTCGTTTTGTTCTCAATGCACCATGGCAGATGGGATTTTTTGGAAAAAAAGCGGGGCTTGAACTCTGGGCCGGACCTTTTTGCAATGTGGCGAATCCTCTGGCGGTCGGCGTGCTGGGTGATCTTGGTTTTTCAGGTGTTTTTGCCAGTCCCGAACTGAGCGGGGAAGATTTTCTGGCCTTTGCAGCAGGGAGTCCTCTGCCTGTGGGAGCGGTTTTATCCGGATGCTGGCCCCTTGCCATTTCGAGGATCAGTGTTCTGGAACCCGGTGAAAGCCTTATCAGCCCCATGGATGAAAAACTCTGGGGTAGAAAGTATGGAGAGAATCAGTGGCTTTTCCCGGACTGGCAGTATGATATCCGTGAAAAAAAAGTTGAGCTGGAAAGGGCAGGGTACAGATATTTTGTACATATGGAAGAAATTCTTCCAAAGGGGATGGAATTCCGAAAGCGCCCCGGCCTGTGGAACTGGAATCTTCGGCTGCTTTAG
- a CDS encoding SDR family oxidoreductase — MDKKTVLITGASSGFGEACARWYAVRGFSLILSARRRDRLERLAEELGVPVHIMQLDVRDRKAVEKALDGIPEDFSSVDILVNNAGLALGLLPAHEADMDDWEVMVDTNIKGLLYMTRKILPGMTARRRGHIVNMGSVAGSWPYPGGNAYGATKAFVEQFSRNLRCDVQGTGVRVTNIAPGMAETEFSLVRFKGASEKASATYDGVKALTAADIADIVGWVTLQPEHVNINHLEVMPTQQAWSAFAVAREGL; from the coding sequence ATGGACAAGAAAACGGTTTTAATTACAGGTGCTTCATCTGGATTTGGTGAAGCCTGTGCCCGATGGTATGCAGTAAGGGGATTTTCCCTGATTCTGTCTGCACGCAGGCGGGACCGTCTGGAAAGGCTGGCGGAGGAGCTGGGTGTTCCTGTTCATATCATGCAACTGGATGTCCGGGACAGAAAGGCTGTGGAAAAGGCCCTTGACGGGATTCCCGAGGATTTTTCCTCTGTGGATATCCTTGTGAACAATGCGGGTCTGGCTCTGGGGCTTTTACCGGCTCATGAAGCGGATATGGATGACTGGGAAGTTATGGTGGATACCAATATTAAAGGTCTTTTATACATGACAAGGAAGATACTTCCGGGGATGACTGCACGCAGACGGGGGCATATTGTTAATATGGGTTCAGTGGCAGGCAGCTGGCCCTATCCCGGAGGAAATGCCTACGGTGCCACCAAGGCTTTTGTGGAACAGTTTTCAAGGAATCTTCGCTGCGATGTTCAGGGAACAGGTGTGCGGGTAACCAATATTGCGCCGGGCATGGCAGAGACGGAGTTCTCCCTTGTGCGTTTCAAGGGTGCATCGGAAAAAGCCTCAGCCACCTATGACGGGGTGAAAGCCCTTACCGCTGCTGACATAGCAGATATTGTGGGATGGGTGACATTGCAGCCTGAGCATGTGAATATCAATCATCTGGAGGTTATGCCCACTCAGCAGGCATGGTCTGCCTTTGCTGTGGCAAGGGAAGGATTGTGA